From one Caldithrix abyssi DSM 13497 genomic stretch:
- a CDS encoding IS1182 family transposase has protein sequence MSFITYNRSQMNLFGYSVEDFARDDPKSRFVVELVSRLDLSALYSRYSSQGGDSYAPDMMLALWFYAYSNGITSTRKLEELCKYDTRYIYITGNQHPDHSTLSRFRKAHLDLLDQYFVEILLIAQAEGISSFNQIAIDGTKIKAHSSKRHGYTEDQLDKRIEKLRAEIKQYMQRCNFVEQGATDELDLETLRAEKERLERLEKEILERKAQLKERKKQLKSEHRSRHQINVKEPDARMMPSVDGPGYNAQLGVDMSSHLIVAHEVVSQPNDQGQFIPIQEQVEKNLGSDDKRSYTADSGYHNSTDLKELEEKQIDAVIADPQLSNRSIKETPTSKEELQKEERKLKRSDFVYHEQGDYYECPAGKKLFPVERNSERIVYRSNDCQDCPLINLCISSKKKVKQIHRSVNESYCERMAKKLQTSAAQERLKKRSVTVEPVFGNLKHNLGYRGFSLSGLNNVRSEFTLMCIGHNINVLFKNMLGKRLAAFITASQEKDDLLILFSKNILAFLILYFAQRLRMRKNYQYRRI, from the coding sequence ATGAGTTTTATTACTTATAATCGCTCACAAATGAATCTCTTTGGCTATAGTGTGGAAGATTTTGCCAGAGACGATCCAAAGAGTCGATTTGTAGTGGAGTTGGTTTCGCGCCTTGATTTAAGTGCACTTTATTCCCGTTATAGTTCACAAGGCGGTGATTCTTATGCCCCAGACATGATGCTTGCCTTATGGTTTTATGCTTATAGTAACGGCATTACCAGCACCCGTAAGCTGGAGGAATTGTGTAAATATGATACGCGCTACATTTATATCACTGGGAATCAGCATCCGGATCATAGTACATTAAGTCGTTTTCGCAAGGCACATTTGGATTTATTAGACCAATATTTTGTAGAGATACTTTTAATTGCCCAGGCCGAAGGCATAAGTAGTTTCAACCAGATAGCCATAGATGGCACGAAAATCAAAGCGCACAGCAGTAAGCGTCATGGCTACACTGAGGATCAATTAGACAAACGTATAGAGAAGTTAAGAGCAGAGATCAAGCAATACATGCAGCGCTGTAATTTTGTAGAACAGGGGGCCACGGATGAATTAGATTTAGAAACTCTTCGAGCGGAGAAAGAACGGCTTGAGCGCTTAGAGAAAGAGATATTAGAACGTAAAGCCCAATTGAAAGAGCGTAAGAAACAGCTCAAATCAGAACATCGTTCAAGACATCAAATAAATGTAAAAGAGCCGGATGCCCGCATGATGCCTTCGGTGGATGGGCCGGGTTATAACGCACAATTAGGCGTAGATATGTCCAGTCATTTAATTGTAGCCCATGAAGTGGTAAGCCAGCCCAACGACCAGGGTCAATTCATACCGATCCAAGAACAAGTAGAGAAGAATCTTGGTTCAGATGATAAGCGATCTTACACGGCCGATTCCGGTTATCACAATAGCACAGACCTAAAAGAATTGGAAGAAAAGCAGATTGATGCCGTAATAGCCGATCCCCAGTTATCCAATCGTTCGATAAAGGAGACACCGACCTCCAAGGAAGAATTGCAAAAAGAAGAAAGAAAACTAAAACGAAGTGATTTTGTGTATCATGAACAGGGAGATTACTATGAATGTCCGGCGGGTAAGAAGCTTTTTCCAGTTGAGAGGAATAGCGAACGGATCGTATATCGTTCCAATGATTGTCAGGACTGTCCCTTAATTAATTTATGCATTTCCAGTAAAAAGAAAGTTAAGCAAATCCATCGTTCAGTTAATGAGAGTTATTGCGAACGTATGGCGAAAAAGTTACAAACTTCAGCGGCGCAGGAACGACTAAAAAAGCGTTCGGTGACAGTTGAACCTGTTTTTGGTAACTTGAAGCATAATTTAGGCTATCGTGGATTTTCCTTATCTGGTCTTAATAATGTTCGTAGTGAATTTACGTTAATGTGTATTGGGCATAATATTAATGTTCTATTTAAAAATATGTTAGGGAAACGTTTAGCAGCGTTTATAACAGCATCACAAGAAAAAGATGATCTATTAATTTTATTTTCAAAGAATATTTTGGCGTTTTTAATTCTATATTTTGCCCAACGCTTAAGAATGAGAAAAAATTATCAATATCGGAGAATATAA
- a CDS encoding TonB-dependent receptor yields the protein MEKWLKSISFIFVSIVFFQFNLYAGTTGKIAGRVIDAQTKEALAGANVVILNTSLGASVDLDGTYYIINIPPGVYDIEASFIGYQTVRKQKVVVTVDRTTTVNFELQPTVLETEVVEVVAEREDIIRDLTATSQKVSGAQIRQLPVENLGDILSLQAGVTQDPGGGIHLRGGRSDEIQYYVDGIAVTNPFGRGLAVPVQNNVIQEMEVISGTFNAEYGQAMSGIVNIVTKEGGDQTNVSFSAYSGDFVSTHDDVFMNINHIDPFSQKYVEGAISGPVPLFNKRIYYFISGRFRDEENWLYGKRLHMPSDTADFTSPDPENWAVQYTGDGKIIPMNPSREVSYQAKLTFKPFSNLKMSYNFLGNSSRWKNYDHHNKYNPEYIPTHYSQGITNLFVLTHTISASTFHEFRMSYYWDKYERHCRKDPFDPFYDQGIHKKIDVPQDVFAVGGVDAGFEYRENLTTAIKYDLVSQVNKYNLIKIGVEYRRHDLKDEWFVVRKDEGTNWQLQIDDLSSFAHNYYHKKPLELAAYIQDKIEIEDLVVNAGIRFDYFDPNSKVPVNMTDPSNKRGAPEDYAYRDATVKTQISPRFGLAFPISDRGNIHVAYGHFFQIPDLGRLYENPEFEVIGRFESFIGNADLEPQRTTMYEIGLQQQLIQNLVMNVTCYFKDIRHLAGTKLYKTFEQDEYGQYANNDYGNVWGITASLDLRKMGMISANLDYTYQIAEGNGSDPKQAFYDARNRDESAKTLIPLDWDQRHVLNAIVTVSGKSWGISSISKFHTGFPYTPITTYNRSPNIQLKNEGRRKAEFNMDLRLYKSIHFGKITTRFFVNIENVFDNLRNEYRPEITERDLRVHEPKTFLNSLYEYRFNPATQPMPRLVKVGLDVEM from the coding sequence ATGGAAAAATGGCTTAAGTCTATTTCTTTTATTTTTGTCTCCATAGTATTTTTTCAGTTTAACCTTTATGCGGGTACAACCGGAAAGATCGCTGGAAGAGTAATTGACGCACAAACCAAGGAAGCTTTAGCAGGCGCTAATGTTGTAATCCTGAATACTTCACTGGGAGCTTCAGTAGATCTGGATGGGACTTATTATATCATAAACATCCCCCCCGGCGTTTATGATATAGAGGCTAGTTTTATAGGATATCAGACGGTAAGGAAACAAAAGGTTGTTGTAACGGTAGATAGAACGACTACGGTAAACTTTGAGCTCCAGCCTACTGTTCTGGAAACAGAAGTGGTGGAAGTAGTAGCCGAGCGAGAAGACATAATTAGGGACCTTACCGCAACAAGTCAAAAGGTTAGTGGCGCGCAAATACGTCAATTACCCGTTGAAAATCTTGGCGATATATTAAGTTTGCAGGCAGGTGTAACTCAGGATCCTGGCGGCGGGATACATTTACGAGGCGGTCGTTCCGATGAAATTCAATACTATGTGGATGGTATTGCCGTTACTAATCCCTTTGGCCGGGGGCTGGCCGTTCCCGTTCAGAATAATGTTATTCAGGAAATGGAAGTGATCAGCGGTACTTTTAATGCAGAGTATGGGCAGGCTATGTCCGGCATTGTTAATATTGTAACAAAAGAGGGCGGTGATCAGACCAATGTATCGTTTTCGGCCTATAGTGGAGATTTTGTTTCAACCCATGATGATGTGTTTATGAATATTAACCACATCGATCCATTTTCTCAGAAATATGTTGAAGGCGCTATCAGCGGTCCTGTCCCTTTATTTAACAAGCGGATTTATTATTTTATTTCGGGAAGATTTAGAGATGAAGAAAATTGGTTGTATGGCAAACGCCTCCACATGCCAAGCGATACGGCCGACTTTACAAGCCCGGACCCTGAAAATTGGGCGGTGCAGTATACAGGCGATGGAAAGATCATTCCAATGAATCCCTCGCGCGAGGTATCGTATCAGGCTAAGCTTACTTTTAAGCCATTTAGCAATCTAAAAATGAGTTACAACTTTCTGGGAAATAGTTCTCGATGGAAAAATTATGATCATCATAATAAATACAATCCGGAATACATCCCCACCCATTATTCTCAGGGGATTACCAATCTTTTTGTGCTCACCCATACAATCAGCGCCAGCACATTTCATGAATTTAGAATGTCTTATTATTGGGATAAGTATGAGCGGCATTGTCGAAAGGATCCGTTTGATCCGTTTTACGATCAAGGCATTCATAAAAAAATTGACGTTCCTCAGGATGTTTTTGCAGTGGGAGGCGTGGATGCCGGCTTTGAATATCGTGAAAATTTGACCACGGCCATAAAATATGATCTGGTTTCTCAGGTCAATAAATACAATCTTATTAAAATTGGAGTAGAATACCGCCGGCATGATTTAAAAGATGAATGGTTTGTTGTCCGGAAAGATGAGGGAACGAACTGGCAGTTGCAAATTGATGATTTAAGCTCATTCGCCCACAACTATTATCACAAAAAACCGCTTGAGCTTGCCGCTTATATCCAGGATAAAATTGAAATAGAAGACCTGGTCGTTAATGCGGGCATTCGTTTTGATTATTTTGATCCCAATAGTAAAGTGCCGGTGAATATGACAGACCCTTCGAATAAGCGAGGCGCGCCGGAAGATTACGCCTACAGAGACGCTACGGTTAAAACACAAATCAGTCCCAGATTTGGTTTGGCCTTTCCGATTTCTGATAGAGGTAATATCCACGTTGCTTATGGCCATTTTTTCCAGATTCCTGACCTGGGCCGGCTTTATGAAAATCCGGAGTTTGAAGTGATCGGCCGCTTTGAATCTTTTATTGGTAACGCAGACCTGGAACCGCAACGTACCACCATGTATGAAATTGGCCTTCAACAACAGTTAATTCAAAATTTAGTGATGAATGTAACCTGTTACTTCAAGGATATCCGCCATCTGGCGGGAACCAAACTCTATAAAACATTTGAGCAAGATGAATATGGTCAGTATGCTAATAATGACTATGGAAACGTATGGGGGATTACTGCCTCGTTAGATTTAAGAAAGATGGGAATGATATCTGCCAATCTGGATTATACCTACCAGATCGCAGAAGGCAACGGTTCCGATCCGAAGCAGGCTTTTTATGACGCCAGAAATCGCGATGAATCTGCCAAAACCTTGATTCCGCTGGACTGGGACCAACGCCATGTACTGAATGCAATTGTGACCGTATCGGGTAAAAGCTGGGGAATCAGTTCCATAAGCAAATTCCATACGGGTTTTCCTTACACGCCGATTACGACCTACAATCGATCCCCTAATATCCAGCTAAAGAATGAAGGAAGACGTAAGGCTGAATTTAATATGGATCTGCGACTCTACAAAAGTATTCATTTCGGAAAGATTACCACGCGCTTCTTTGTGAATATAGAAAATGTTTTTGACAATCTGCGTAATGAATACCGGCCTGAAATTACGGAAAGAGATTTGCGAGTCCATGAGCCCAAAACGTTTTTGAATTCGCTTTATGAATATCGATTTAATCCTGCAACACAACCGATGCCAAGATTAGTTAAAGTTGGACTTGACGTTGAAATGTAA
- a CDS encoding medium chain dehydrogenase/reductase family protein — protein MSYKRVVVTRYGGPEVLRVIEENKLPEPGPGEVRVKVLATSAAFTDVMIRKGKYPGIKVKPPFTPGYDMVGVVDRLGPGVARVKTGQQVAALTIIGAYSEYLCLSENCLTPVPAGLDPAEAVSLVLSYVTAYQMLHRVAKAKRGQRILIHGAGGAVGTALLQLGGLMGLKMYGTASSAKHDLVKRLGATPIDYVNEDFEERIRSLTGAGVDIVFDAIGGDHFKRSFDVLQRGGKLVAYGFYNAVLGRGGSIPLDFIRLQLWNCLPNGKSTAFYSIGSLYKKKMDWFTEDLRRLFELLVQNRIKPVIAARMPLTDVVRAHELLERAEISGKIVLNVSSTAG, from the coding sequence TTGAGTTACAAGCGCGTCGTTGTTACCCGTTATGGCGGGCCAGAGGTTCTCAGAGTGATCGAAGAGAATAAGCTGCCAGAGCCCGGACCTGGAGAGGTACGCGTAAAAGTACTGGCTACGAGTGCGGCTTTCACAGACGTGATGATTCGTAAGGGCAAGTATCCGGGAATAAAGGTAAAACCGCCCTTTACGCCAGGCTACGACATGGTCGGCGTTGTGGACAGGTTAGGACCGGGCGTAGCTCGCGTCAAAACTGGACAACAGGTAGCTGCTCTTACCATCATTGGCGCCTATTCGGAATATCTGTGTTTATCAGAAAATTGTTTAACGCCCGTTCCTGCCGGACTGGATCCGGCGGAGGCTGTCAGCCTGGTGCTTTCTTACGTTACGGCATATCAAATGTTACATCGAGTAGCAAAGGCAAAGCGTGGTCAGCGTATTTTGATACATGGCGCCGGCGGAGCTGTTGGCACGGCATTACTGCAACTGGGCGGCCTAATGGGACTTAAAATGTATGGCACAGCTTCCAGCGCCAAGCACGATCTGGTAAAACGTCTGGGCGCAACACCAATAGACTACGTAAATGAAGATTTTGAAGAACGAATCCGCAGCCTGACGGGCGCAGGAGTTGATATCGTTTTTGACGCGATAGGCGGCGATCATTTCAAACGCTCGTTCGATGTTTTACAACGGGGCGGAAAGCTGGTTGCGTATGGCTTTTATAACGCCGTTCTGGGAAGGGGCGGCAGCATCCCGCTTGATTTTATCCGGCTTCAGTTATGGAACTGTTTGCCCAATGGAAAGTCAACGGCGTTTTATTCCATTGGTTCCTTATACAAAAAGAAAATGGACTGGTTTACAGAGGATCTGCGACGCCTGTTCGAGTTGCTGGTTCAGAACAGGATCAAACCGGTTATTGCGGCGCGCATGCCCTTAACCGATGTTGTGCGTGCCCATGAACTTCTCGAGCGGGCAGAGATATCTGGTAAAATTGTTCTAAATGTTTCCTCAACGGCAGGATGA